The following DNA comes from Musa acuminata AAA Group cultivar baxijiao chromosome BXJ1-4, Cavendish_Baxijiao_AAA, whole genome shotgun sequence.
gaattactccaagttggggtgaaaacttcctgcattccagaagttcgatggcattgagaaggtgaatcatagtagctaactcaatgcaaggagtgcaaacacttcaagtgcttcagaagtgtgagcaaagagcaggcgaaggccagtaaccagctcgatgcatagagtataacctcgaggaggcgggcgaagtcaagtaacctttgccttctcaactcttaagagaatgagcgaaaccgagtaccccaattctcttatctatccagcagaggaactctgcatatgttcaaagacccttcgaagataatggaagacaatagttatcaaatcctcaccaacggtgatgagTGTTActtagagtagattgtccgcttcatttcccaacgaaatgccaatcgaaagcggaagtgatgcgaacctacttagatgtgacaactaagtgaaagaagagtcaatgagcaaattttgtggaggaaggacccaaaacttcagaagtttgtgagacgatgctcgttaaagctccgacaagcatccacccagttcaagcagaatgagacatttgagagactggtgcagtaaggatggtcttttccttcatctggaggatccgcaggaaccaacaaggatcaacacaactcaaccaactccacactagagtcagagtcattggcgagttaaagcagcatggcggatcaaaggttcgactactcaaaaacagcagcggagagcagttgggagccaagagacgcattgcagctggagcagaagattgaagactcagcaaaggcgaggagttgcagtgtcgacaaatacttcgacgaggacgtcgaaggaataagtggggaagaatgtcacagacaaacttctaaacaggatgtttgatgtaatgcttatgtatgtccgtgtcttttagtatgttcatgctttgtatagcatgtagagggatgaccaaaagcttaatagtctcattttagttaggttggtggccgctttaggcttgtaaataaaggttgtgtcatgtggacacgtgtgagagatttttgatctgtaatggactattttaccttttgttgtgcaactgttcagagcttgtaaagtctgtttataatttgcattgtctatgaagtgttttcggaaatgtttgtttgtcgatcccgaatgaggcgttttttcTAACCTTTTATCTCTTTTGtgggttctctcttttgtgggtcataagggacatgagaggcttcggggaggttgacctttgcggacggacacgcaagggtgccgcacgacttaggtaaaaccagttaAATCCGTGACAATACGgtgttttaaatattaaattattcatTGCATTTATAGTCACATGTCTCTTGTATATTCATTTATGTATGATCGGAAAGGGCAGACGTGGGGACCAAGCAAAACGCACGAATCTTTAAGTTTTTGATCTCAAATGCAACCGTCTGCATGCGTGCTTTGTGTCTTATACCGCAACGGAGATGTTATCGGGTAGGCTTCAAATTTAAATTGAAGATCCAATAATGGTACACTGTGTCAAACTAGGATGAGAAACTGAGTTGTTCACGGATATCAAAGTGCGATCCGCACCTGATCCGAAAACGTTATTGGATCCGCAGCAGTAGCAACAGCAACAACCCACAACAGCAGGGTGCATTGGAAGGATGCACAGCATGCGAAGTGCAgctccctctcctctcccctgCTCATCCCAGTCGAAGCTGCAACCATCTCAGCGGCCACCAGGAAAGCTCGACCTGAACACTCTCTCCAGCACGGTGACCGTCCAGTGCGGCAAGTCATTTTTGCTTACCTGCTGCTTGAGAGCCTCAAGCAATAAGCGCGGGTCTTGCTTCCTCTCCTGAGCTATTTCCTCACACGAAGCTGCTTGCACTGCATGCGTCACCTTGTAGCGGCGTACTTCGTCACTCAGCTCCACCCGTATGGAGCTGAGCTCGCCGAAGATGTTTTGCACACGCTGGAGTGCCTCTCCATCTATCAGAAACATCCCCATATAATTCCGCCCTCCATCCTGTTTGTGCTCGTGGAGTGGAACCCCCCTGCTCCCGCCGGTCGGGTCCAGTTGCGCCCCTTCCACCTGCGGCTGTTGGTCAAGACAGTGTAACGGGATAACAGGATACGGACGCTTTGCAGAGACGCCGGGTGTCTGCGAAATCGCAGAGAGTTTCACGTTGCTAGGCCTGACAGGATCGACAATGGTAGTCGGCTTGACGGTGGCCGTGGATGATATGGGCTCGAAGACAAGGACCGAGTGGTGGGACAGTATGAAACGCCCATTCTCGCTGCAGATGACGGGTTGTGGCACACCCCACTTGTCACACAGTTTCTGTGCTGCTCCAACAACGACGGATGCATACTCGTCAAGGTCGTCAACAACCGACATCTTGGTCTCACGATCACCGGACAGGCAGCCATCGTTGCCCAAGCAGAAGTCGCCGCCTACGTCAATCGCTTGCATGCGAGCACCGAGTTTGGCCAGTTCGCAATAGGTCTCTGTGGCCTCGGCCACGGCGTCGAATACTG
Coding sequences within:
- the LOC103977732 gene encoding arginine decarboxylase 1B, chloroplastic-like: MKSRNYRSHYQGVFPLKCNHDLLIIDDVLRSGCGFNFGLQVESKQELFLAMHGLIRGSSEAYLICNGYKDKDYISLASVASAMGFKTYLVLEKEEEVELALDTWPEFNIRPMIGLQGKLCTSHTGCFGSTIGLTRDQIRGAVRKLKEHDMMDRLRLLRLDIGSQTPSSATVFDAVAEATETYCELAKLGARMQAIDVGGDFCLGNDGCLSGDRETKMSVVDDLDEYASVVVGAAQKLCDKWGVPQPVICSENGRFILSHHSVLVFEPISSTATVKPTTIVDPVRPSNVKLSAISQTPGVSAKRPYPVIPLHCLDQQPQVEGAQLDPTGGSRGVPLHEHKQDGGRNYMGMFLIDGEALQRVQNIFGELSSIRVELSDEVRRYKVTHAVQAASCEEIAQERKQDPRLLLEALKQQVSKNDLPHWTVTVLERVFRSSFPGGR